A stretch of Mustela nigripes isolate SB6536 chromosome 6, MUSNIG.SB6536, whole genome shotgun sequence DNA encodes these proteins:
- the LOC132020217 gene encoding ATP synthase mitochondrial F1 complex assembly factor 1-like: protein MNLIPHLAKGYKTLNSSCQADAPGEEEAGAAMAAVAAAGGTGPAVLQVAGLYRGLCAVRTRALGLGLVSPAQLRVFPVRRGSGGPAGGADGSGVGAELEANPFYDRYRDKIQQLRRSDPAAFESRLEKRIEFQKQPVGHSRQGDFIKCVEQKTDALGKHPVSRGFTKGKTLSSIFNIEMVKDKTAEEVRQIWQQYFAAKDTVYAVIPKEKFDLIWSRAQSCPTFLCALPRREGYEFFVGQWTGTELHFTALINIQTQGDAATSQLVLYHYPELKEEKGIVLMTAEMDPTFLNVAEAQCIANQVQLFYATDRKETYGLVETFNFRPNEFKYMSVIAELEQSGLGAELKCAQNQNKT, encoded by the coding sequence gcCGACGcgccgggggaggaggaggcgggggcGGCCATGGCTGCCGTGGCGGCGGCAGGTGGTACGGGCCCGGCCGTGTTGCAGGTGGCTGGTCTGTACCGGGGGCTGTGCGCCGTGCGCACCCGCGCCCTAGGCCTGGGGCTCGTGTCCCCAGCGCAGTTGCGCGTGTTCCCGGTGCGCCGCGGCTCGGGCGGCCCCGCGGGGGGCGCCGACGGCAGCGGGGTTGGAGCCGAGCTCGAAGCCAACCCCTTCTACGACCGCTACCGAGACAAGATCCAGCAGCTGCGCAGGTCTGACCCAGCTGCTTTTGAATCCCGACTGGAAAAGCGCATTGAGTTTCAGAAGCAGCCAGTGGGGCACTCCAGGCAAGGTGACTTTATCAAATGTGTAGAACAGAAGACAGATGCCCTGGGGAAACATCCTGTGAGCAGAGGATTCACTAAGGGCAAGACTCTCAGTTCAATCTTTAACATTGAGATGGTGAAAGACAAAACTGCAGAAGAAGTAAGACAGATTTGGCAGCAGTATTTTGCAGCAAAAGATACGGTCTATGCAGTTATTCCTAAAGAGAAGTTTGACTTGATCTGGTCCCGGGCTCAGTCCTGTCCAACATTTCTCTGTGCACTACCAAGAAGGGAAGGTTATGAGTTCTTTGTAGGACAATGGACAGGTACTGAACTCCACTTCACTGCACTTATAAATATTCAGACCCAAGGGGATGCTGCAACCAGCCAGCTGGTTTTATATCACTACCCTGAACTTAAGGAAGAAAAGGGCATAGTGCTGATGACAGCAGAAATGGATCCCACATTTCTGAATGTTGCTGAGGCACAGTGCATTGCCAACCAAGTTCAGCTCTTCTATGCCACCGACCGGAAGGAGACCTACGGGTTAGTGGAGACCTTTAACTTCAGACCAAATGAGTTCAAGTACATGTCTGTCATTGCTGAATTGGAGCAGAGTGGACTTGGAGCAGAACTGAAATGTGCCCAGAACCAGAATAAGACTTAG